TGTGTGCAGTGACGAGACGCGGGAAGTGGACGGGCGAGCGCGCTCGGAGTCGGGGGATGCTGACTCCGTGTACCACGTCCGCGGTGCGCTGCATGATACACGGTGGAGAGAACATCAGGTAAGACTACCTTGCCACACTTACTAAGTCATCTACACAATCCATATCCATTATACACATAAATGTCTAACGACTAGCCTCACCtgattaatccatacttccatactaatgttataaatacgagagtgtgtctgtctgtctgtctgctaccttttcatggccaacagttaaaccgatttcggtgaaattttgtacagaggtagcttgcttTCCGAAAACTGACATaaacaaattttaatcccggaaaatcaaagagttcctactggattttaaaaaaacctaaatacacgcggacgaagtcgcgggcattatctagtaggAGTATAATGCCGCAAGCCTGGACTACGGTGACAGTACCAGCGGTGAAGACCAGCTGCAAGAACCGTCGGGAGATGTTAAACGGGTGGGAATTTAAAGATTCTATGAGAACTTGtcgattttccggtataaaaagtaacctatgtccgtctcgGCAAGATATCtgtgtacctttcatcaaaatcggttaaaagcgGGCTGTGAAATCTAGCAAACAGACTTTTAAATTCCAATCTTGGTTTCTACGCGAAAGAAAATTGTAGTGTCAAAACAAGTTACATAAATTTTCCAAGGCCATGTATAGAAGTAAAAATCGAGTTTTATGGAACAGAGAGCCATAAATATGACAAAACAGTCCATAGTTCCCAATTCAAGGTAATATTGCCAGTTCACGAGGAAAGAACTCTTTTTAACTGGAAATAGTTCCACGTTAATGGGTCCACAATTTCGCCTCGATTTATGGCCCCGGTGCCAAATGTAGCCCATTAATTGTTAAAGCAAGAGCTATTTCACACTGGGAGTAAAAATCGACGCGTGAATTCTTATATTCAGCAGATGAAAAGCCACGGAATAGAGggtaaatgaaataatatgcatatcaaaaaaatcttttaataatataatttggcagaagaaaaattaaattcattaaaaaatttaaatttaacttaaaaaacaataaaatgaaatctagtacatactaatctacaaaataaagttataattattacttatataaaaagaTCCCAAGGACAAGACACAAAATATGAAACTCCCATCAAGGTTTTCATACTTGCGTCTCTTTTCTACTACTTGcgtttaggattttaaaattcttttaaggttttttaaagaagtaaagattttttagcTACGATCtaaaaaaatgcaataatttACATTTGATTTGTGGTTGGATGCAATCCGTTCTCAATTTTAACACGAATTTTTAACGAACCAGCAAAGCAAACCGAAAAATCACCAAACAAATAAGCCAagaaactaacaaacaaacatattttcgcatttataatatgggaagtGATGGGTAGTGATCTAATGAAAGAGCATTTACACATTGCAAAATTGGTTCCCAACGTTGCTAAATTACGAATGCCCATGTTGGATGGGGATTTTCCTGAGTGCACGCTTTTAGTTCAATTAGGGGCCTTTAACAACTCAAAGGCTTAATTAGAACGCTACAACAACACGGATCGAATGAAAAGGCCTTAATAAAACAACCCCCTGCCATACActtaaaattgaagtgtctgtctgtttgaacgggctaatcttcggaatggctgaacctattttgacaggacttcaacagacaagtagaggattaacgaaggagtaacataggctactttttaaccgacttaaaaaaatggagttgtgtttttctaactatgcactgatatctccgagatttctgaatcgatttgtgtaatttttttatccatagaggaactttgcgacattgttcttaaaaaattggattccaactcctcaatcctgatgctgtaggggatctgaccaatccacgcgggtgaagctgtaTGAATCATCTTGTATTTAATATGCAACACTAAATCACAACTGTTAAAAGTTCCACTGGCAGGCAGGTAACTACGGGTAATTTCCGAATGCTGTAGTTGGACAAACTTTCCCGGAGGGGTGCTAAATTTTGGTTAATTAATATAACTGCCGCGCTTTTCCACTCATAAATAATGTTCAAAGCGATTATAACTTGGCAGAGTGTGTGATATTGGTAATatccaagtacctacctacttacctactaattttatacaataaactaataaataaataaaaatattttacaagtacttttgaatcggcAAATGCATCTACCGCCATACGTGGGGGCGGAGGGGGAGGAtttccaattttttaattttcccgTTGTGTACTTTTACGAGTATGCAATTTCTGGCTTACATACCAAAtatcagtcttctaggacttcaggaagtaccctagaattcttggctagaggttttgaatgtctataaatctgaaaccaaagctagacaattgatacttcgTAAGTTTCATAAGTCCGCCAAGGACATCTTGTCGTCAACATTTCAGACTTTACAGATACGAGTATGCTTCCTCTATGCGAAGGGGTGGAGGGGGAAATAttccggttttttaattttcttgttgTTCATATGCAATTTTTAGCTGACATTCCAAAtatcagtcttctaggacttcaggaCCTTAGAATTTTTGATTAGAGGTTTTGCTGATTATCAGTGAGGAACGAAATTGACGTATTTCAGGTaacaataaatctgaaaccataaaagctagataattgatacttggtatgtttaataaatctgctgaagacaccttatactgaaaatttcagctttctagtgTCATCTAGACCCAAGAATCGTTCGAAAATACGACGAATCGCTTTGAGAAAATAGGAACGTAGTGCCCCGTCCACCGTTTGGATCATATTGGCGGGGgcgggcactgccgtgccccctgataatcGTGTTTATTGAATTGATAAATCCATTTGAAATTAGATCTTTACAAAGTAATACGAATATATGGGTTTTAGATATCTCGACGCATGCGGTTTGGCCGAAACGCAAATTTTGTAGCCATTCTAATCTCATGGAGTCATCACTTCTATTTCAAGGCTATAAGAGTTATATTTGATTGGAAATACAATGTTAGTAGGAGTTTATGAATCTGGCATTGTTCCAACCATTGTAACTGCAACCGGAATGGTTGGCAAATGCCGGTGAGTTTGGATCTCGATTTACTGCTAGGGTTGGTTGGAAAACATGTAGTCTGGTGGGTGGCTTCGGCCTTGGGTAGTTACAACCCTAGCGGCATAGCCGAAGCGATTTTGCGTTTCAATACGATGCATGCCGGTAGGAACCGATCACGGGAATGGGTTTAACGGAAAGCGTTCTTGTAAAACGTCACGGGATTTCAGTTCGATAGCTGAAAGTTCATGATCTAGATTCTAGCCCAACCAGGCAGTcaagataaaaatatacactCAATAAAATGGCACTCAAGTGCACTTTGGTTTTCTGCAGCAAAAAATCACAAACTTTAAATAGCACGAAATTCTTGCGATTAAGTAAACGGTAGTCTCAAAGGCCTGCTTTATTATTCATGGAATAAGATTTAGCTTACGTCTAAAATCTGGCAACCCTGAAAGCGACCAAGTCGCTCCCGAATGTTTGCCAAGGTGTGCAGTTAAGTGCCCACAATTTATGGCCTTTCTACAAGTTTGTGTGCTAAGAGAAAGCGgtttgcaaatatttttcggcCTGTTTATTGATGCGGCGAAATTGGCAGGTCACCAATATTTCATTTAGGTCAGTTTATTAACTTTGggaatctgtgaaaatttaatttttgagaaCTCATACCCGCGACTTAGTACACGTAGATGTAGAATTATCTATGTACGTATGTGTGTATAcctatatactttattgcacaacaaacacaaatgacataacttttttaatccCATGAACTCTATATTTCCCAGATTCCATGTCTCAAGTACCTTGACGATGGTTTTGTTCACGAGTTTTAATCACAACTCTCTGGCCAGATGCTAAACTGCATTTtacactatttttaaccgactttaaaaaaaggaggagaattgagaattcgtcggaatctttttttattttttatgtatgttctccgattactcaaagacgcctggaccgatttagaattttttttttgttagaaagggtATACTCTCCTAacggtcccatataaatttggtgaatatcttcggagatgaagaacagaactcctcaatgcataagagcaaattgctcgcgatcagtgtaatagatTAGTAAActgttttaactgggcatagcttAATATAGGTACAGTGAGGCCACAAAAATAGTTTGTGGTTtttaagtcggttttatttttcttttttgtgttAGTATATGTCTGAGCTTTGAACAGCTCTTTTGTAAAATGGACAATTGTGTAGTTAGTGCAATTGTGAACCATCGAGATGTCTCCAGCATACAAACGATTTCGATGCTAAAATTATTGAGACTGGTTTAGCGGTACATACACACatcaacacacacacacacgcacgaacacacacacacacacacagtacaGTGTGATTACTCATTTAAGTATAAACGCTAAAATCTCCCGCGAAATTAGGTGCTCTTTATAAAGATTGGCCACTGTGGCCAAAATTCGGGCGGCAGGACTGCTTAATGCGTAATGTATTAAAGACTGTATTAATGCTGGATGTTTTTACAGGCCACAACCCGTCAACCGAAGCGTGGCTGGGCAGCGGTGCGGGCGTGGTGCGTGGCGTGGTGGCACTCCGGCCGCGAGGACGTGGAGGACACGGAGCCCGAGGAGGAGCCTTCCGACCCGGGGTACGCCACGCCCGTCTCCGTCGAGACGCCGCTGCAGAGCTCTGTGTCCAGGTGAAACTAACTGATCAGCATGACTGAGCTGAGAGCACAATAGATCGGCAACGGTTAACGTGATACAGGGTATGAGGGGCCCTGCATAGCCGCCAAAgtagaaagaagaagaaaatgaCTGGACTCTGTATCCAGGGAGAATTAACTGATCAGCATAAGTAAAATTACACCCATATTGAACAATTTGCGTTTAAAAGCCCGCCTTAAAAACTTGTTGATTTATTACCTATGTGTTTTTTAATCGAAATTATTGATGAAAATAGGAACTAGGTTGGATACGATTTTTTAATAACTGATCCGACTTCCATACTCTGCAGTCTTGTGGTGAAGCCCTATAGCTGTCTTTAACTTGTTTAAAGTTTTTCGTCTACTTGGTGAGTGGGTCTGAAAACGCTGCGTCTTCCGCGTTAAGGCTGCCATTCCGCTCGGAAGTCGGGGCCCCAACGTCATGTCGATCGATTCTTCGAACCCCTTCTTTGTGTAGAATTCGCACTACTAGTCCAACTATTAATTACATGGTTCTATCATAAGAGTAATCTAGTATTGGTAGGTTTTATTGTACCTTTTTTATGGTCTCAATCACAATAAGTCTATTCTAACTCTACTTTTATTTGTTACCGTCTTGGTTCAAATCagataaactttaaaaataactgaTATCTGTGAATATTAATCGTTACATAATACAGCCGCTTATTTATACCTCATTTcgtttgaataattttgatataGTATTTTATACCCTGTTTTTGTCCACAGGTGTACATCTCTAAATGTTATTAGAGACCCATACGCTGGTCGCGGCGGATCTGGTGGTTCCAGTGTAGCCGATGGAGGTACGTCACCTCTTCGTCGAAACTATGAACCACCAGTGCCCATACCCGCAGCCAGGGACAGCCGCTCTCTTCCCCCCAACACTAGAATAAACGCCGCTACCTCACCCGCACCTAAATCAGCCTCAGCTGATTCAGTTTACACTATCCTAATCAGACTGCCAGACGCTGACACAGAAAGGCCTAGTATTAAAATGATCACAGAAGAATCACCACCGACAAATGCACGAACGCATTACCGACCACCAGCCCGAGGAGACTCCGAACTAAACCTTCATCCAGCAGGACATGCAGCTCTAACAAGAAGAACCTCACACATACAAGACGTAAGAATACCGCTCAACGCTAAAATAATCCCGAAGCAGTTAGCCGGAAAAGGGATAACTTCGAAGCAACCGAAGAAAAAGAAGACTCAGGAGAAGAAACAAGAAACGAAAGCGGCGAAAACTCTTTCCGCAATCCTCCTCTCCTTCATCATCACGTGGACGCCGTATAACATCCTCGTGCTCCTAAAACCTTTTACTGCTCGCACGAACTTTGTCCCGGACGAGCTTTGGTCTTTTTTCTACGCCCTGTGTTACATCAACTCCACGATAAACCCTGTTTGCTATGCGCTGTGCAACGCGACGTTTAGAAGAACGTATGTTAGAATTTTGACTTGTAAGTGGCATAACAGGAATAGGGAAGCTATGACTAGAGGAGTGTATAATTAGTGGTACGGATTTTGCTATTGTTTTTAATTGAGTGGATGTTAAAGAGTCGCTAATAAAACACTTTTGTGCCAAAATAGCAATTGCCCAATTTTGGTACAAAGGGTCAATGGTGTTTTTGCCAAGTTAAGATtcattttttcaataaaacgAATTCCAAAACactttaaaaaacttttgtttttaaataatttttaatcgaCAGTTAAGGAAAGACAGTTAAGGAAAGATGAAATCTTCCTCATTTAAAAGGAATCTGTAGAAAATcctacaaataaaactaaagctagaACAGGCTATACTCTGCGAGATCGTAATGCAAAATGGCGTTTTAAAACGTAAATTGCTTTTTCGCGTGTCGAACGACTTAACTTGGTAGAAGCTCCATTAGTGTACTCCTATTTTCGTTCCTTTCAGTGGTTCTAAGTACCTTTAAAGTGTTCTGAAACCACTCTCCTTCCAGTATTTTTATATCCTGGACTTATTTTAAATCTCGAAGCAATCTGTTTAATTTCGTTAGTGAGTTGTCGTCCCGTCCAAGAAGaaattaatttgtatttgtatattcGTTGGTATTTGTAGTATCCATATGGGTTTGTTTCCAAATTAGATTATTTTAACCTCCAATCTTCTGTTGTAAGAAGATCAGTGTTGAAATCAAGGGTAACAAAAAAGCCAAATAAGAGTGAGTAATGTGTAGTTTAGTGAAATCGAATCTATGAATAATTTCCTCGTAAACATAATCCTAGTGTTTGCGATATTTCGATTTAAGTGATCTCTCTAGTCAAACATTTTCTAAGAAGTGTTCTGGTAATGCGTGAGCTTGTAGGGATAAATTCGACGAATTTAGAGCATGAGAATTTTTATTCCTTTCTTGCATTCCATTTTTCTTGTCATTGTTAATGTAGTGGTAATCTTATTTGCAATCTACATATTTATTGTCACTAACTGAATAACGATTGTCGTCACAATGATCTATGAATAAGTATATGTTAACGACCAACGTGCTACTTATTATCTCTATATAAAGTATGTGTTGTAATATAATCGTGTTGTATATAACACTTTTTTGTTC
The window above is part of the Maniola jurtina chromosome 12, ilManJurt1.1, whole genome shotgun sequence genome. Proteins encoded here:
- the LOC123870146 gene encoding muscarinic acetylcholine receptor DM1; this encodes MLIASNHSANLSDLALGPDLPESPFSLAQKIVIAIIASVLSVLTVVGNSMVMISFKIDKQLQTISNYFLFSLAVADFAVGLISMPLFTMFTIYGYWPLGPHVCDTWLALDYLASNASVLNLLIISFDRYFSVTRPLTYRAKRTTRRATVMIGGAWGFSLILWPPWIYAWPYIDGERKVPEHECYIQFIETNQFITFGTAIAAFYVPVTVMCFLYYKIWRETKKRQKDLPNLQGGKKHDSSKRSNSSDETREVDGRARSESGDADSVYHVRGALHDTRWREHQATTRQPKRGWAAVRAWCVAWWHSGREDVEDTEPEEEPSDPGYATPVSVETPLQSSVSRCTSLNVIRDPYAGRGGSGGSSVADGGTSPLRRNYEPPVPIPAARDSRSLPPNTRINAATSPAPKSASADSVYTILIRLPDADTERPSIKMITEESPPTNARTHYRPPARGDSELNLHPAGHAALTRRTSHIQDVRIPLNAKIIPKQLAGKGITSKQPKKKKTQEKKQETKAAKTLSAILLSFIITWTPYNILVLLKPFTARTNFVPDELWSFFYALCYINSTINPVCYALCNATFRRTYVRILTCKWHNRNREAMTRGVYN